In Streptomyces capitiformicae, one genomic interval encodes:
- a CDS encoding SCO5717 family growth-regulating ATPase: MNSDRDGIRGGWATPGDDQSDAESAIETTGEFTIDYAPPAWYTQNASSGGGGSDSGSAGPAAGSVTPPPPAPPVGPPVDMAGGASGGAASGGSFPPPWPPVAPAPAPVPEQAGADSGDIESGATMRISATALKREIAEVSSAKAPEGDADASAGTGSGGEAGGADFELNAPQAEGEASEGAAVPDAEAGPDAEVQGQDSAESGAADTEAAEPSADAAPADAEQGQEQGQVTPDAQDSEADAVEGEQTGHAVAPDGASGEAEPTDAAPQDTTPQDATPRDTTPQDSVPGADEPADPTPATPEPSDAVPPSSTAPQDAPPAADSPGGEPQTPPAWAPPPVPQGGLPPLPPAYQPAAPAPAAQWPPTGPSAPPVQAFPGAPQPAAAQGEPPLPPQQPFQPQAPQGAPAAWGNPADAAPGTPGMPGTPGAPGAPSTPPTPSPTPQQATPAGYGFPQPPAQPGQPTPPAPPAPGYGFPPPGAPAPQAPVPPQGGYGFPQPPAQPGPPNAPQSPNPQPPAPPAGYGFPHPGAPAPQQGVPGAPTPNPQGPPNSPTPQGGYGFPQPPAQPGQPQPQIPGQPNHPGHPGQPGPAGAPGQPGHPQAAAPVDPRTGAAWPQPVQHDQRQPTNPGVAPLGYTAAVELSSDRLLNSKKQKQRSSRPASGGGLFKLGGKKEEAERQRKLELIRTPVLSCYRIAVISLKGGVGKTTTTTALGSTLATERQDKILAIDANPDAGTLGRRVRRETGATIRDLVQAIPYLNSYMDIRRFTSQAPSGLEIIANDVDPAVSTTFNDEDYRRAIDILGKQYPIILTDSGTGLLYSAMRGVLDLADQLIIISTPSVDGASSASTTLDWLSAHGYQDLVARSITVISGVRETGKTIKVEDIVAHFETRCRGVVVVPFDEHLAAGAELDLDMMRPKVREAYFTLAAMVAEDIARHQQSHGLWTSDGNPPPVAAPPMPGQPYPGQPYPPQQAQPYPGQPYPGQAAPQPGQQPQQPPQPYGHPGQPAPGQPYQQPYPPQGQNPPPQQ, translated from the coding sequence GTGAACAGCGATCGGGACGGGATCCGCGGGGGCTGGGCCACGCCCGGCGATGACCAGTCCGACGCCGAGTCCGCCATCGAGACGACGGGCGAGTTCACCATCGACTATGCGCCGCCTGCCTGGTACACGCAGAACGCCTCGTCGGGAGGGGGCGGTTCGGATTCCGGTAGTGCTGGACCCGCCGCCGGTTCGGTGACGCCACCGCCGCCCGCGCCGCCGGTCGGTCCGCCTGTCGACATGGCCGGCGGGGCTTCGGGGGGTGCGGCGTCGGGGGGTTCCTTTCCGCCTCCGTGGCCTCCGGTCGCACCCGCCCCGGCGCCCGTGCCCGAGCAGGCCGGTGCCGACAGCGGGGACATCGAGAGCGGCGCGACCATGCGGATCTCGGCCACCGCGCTGAAGCGTGAGATCGCGGAAGTGTCTTCGGCCAAGGCCCCGGAGGGTGACGCCGACGCGAGTGCTGGTACTGGTTCCGGTGGTGAAGCGGGTGGGGCCGACTTCGAGTTGAACGCTCCGCAGGCGGAGGGCGAGGCATCCGAGGGTGCCGCTGTGCCCGACGCGGAGGCCGGTCCGGATGCCGAGGTTCAGGGCCAGGACAGCGCCGAGTCCGGCGCCGCCGACACCGAGGCCGCCGAGCCGTCCGCCGATGCAGCGCCTGCCGACGCGGAGCAAGGCCAGGAACAGGGCCAGGTCACACCGGACGCGCAGGACAGCGAAGCCGATGCCGTAGAGGGTGAGCAGACCGGGCACGCGGTCGCCCCGGACGGTGCCTCCGGCGAGGCGGAGCCGACGGATGCCGCACCTCAGGACACGACTCCTCAGGACGCGACTCCTCGAGACACGACTCCTCAGGATTCCGTTCCGGGCGCCGACGAGCCCGCCGACCCAACCCCCGCCACCCCCGAGCCCTCGGACGCCGTCCCGCCGAGCAGCACGGCGCCCCAGGACGCCCCGCCCGCCGCGGACTCGCCCGGTGGCGAACCGCAGACTCCCCCCGCCTGGGCTCCGCCGCCGGTGCCGCAGGGCGGGCTTCCGCCGTTGCCGCCCGCGTACCAGCCCGCCGCGCCCGCCCCGGCGGCGCAGTGGCCCCCGACCGGGCCGTCGGCCCCGCCCGTGCAGGCCTTCCCCGGGGCGCCGCAGCCGGCTGCCGCACAGGGGGAGCCGCCATTGCCGCCGCAGCAGCCGTTCCAGCCGCAGGCTCCCCAGGGCGCGCCTGCGGCCTGGGGCAACCCTGCCGACGCCGCGCCCGGTACGCCCGGTATGCCTGGCACGCCAGGTGCTCCCGGTGCGCCCTCTACGCCGCCGACCCCGAGCCCCACGCCCCAGCAGGCCACCCCGGCGGGCTACGGCTTCCCCCAGCCCCCGGCCCAGCCCGGCCAGCCCACTCCCCCGGCTCCGCCCGCCCCCGGCTACGGCTTCCCGCCCCCCGGCGCCCCCGCGCCCCAGGCGCCCGTGCCTCCCCAGGGCGGTTACGGCTTCCCTCAGCCCCCAGCCCAGCCGGGTCCCCCGAACGCGCCGCAATCCCCCAATCCCCAGCCTCCCGCTCCCCCCGCGGGTTACGGCTTCCCGCACCCCGGCGCCCCCGCACCCCAGCAGGGCGTCCCCGGCGCACCGACCCCGAACCCCCAGGGCCCGCCCAACTCCCCCACTCCCCAAGGCGGCTACGGCTTCCCCCAGCCCCCGGCCCAGCCCGGTCAACCGCAACCCCAGATCCCCGGCCAGCCCAACCATCCGGGCCACCCGGGCCAGCCCGGCCCCGCAGGCGCCCCCGGTCAGCCCGGTCATCCCCAGGCCGCCGCGCCCGTCGACCCCCGTACTGGTGCCGCCTGGCCGCAGCCCGTGCAGCACGATCAGCGGCAGCCCACCAACCCGGGTGTGGCGCCGCTCGGTTACACGGCGGCGGTGGAGCTGTCCTCCGACCGGCTGCTCAACAGCAAGAAGCAGAAGCAGAGGAGCAGTCGGCCGGCGTCCGGCGGTGGGCTGTTCAAGCTCGGTGGTAAGAAGGAAGAAGCCGAGCGGCAGCGGAAGCTGGAGCTGATCAGGACCCCGGTGCTGTCCTGCTACCGGATCGCGGTCATCAGCCTCAAGGGCGGTGTCGGCAAGACGACGACCACAACGGCACTCGGCTCCACGCTCGCGACCGAGCGCCAGGACAAGATCCTCGCGATCGACGCCAACCCGGACGCGGGCACGCTCGGCCGCCGGGTGCGGCGCGAGACCGGTGCCACCATCCGTGACCTGGTCCAGGCGATCCCGTACCTCAACTCGTACATGGACATCCGGCGGTTCACCTCCCAGGCCCCCTCCGGCCTGGAGATCATCGCCAACGACGTCGACCCTGCCGTCTCCACGACCTTCAACGACGAGGACTACCGGCGCGCGATCGACATCCTCGGCAAGCAGTACCCGATCATCCTGACCGACTCGGGTACGGGTCTGCTCTACAGCGCGATGCGCGGAGTGCTCGACCTCGCCGACCAGCTCATCATCATCTCGACGCCGTCCGTGGACGGGGCGAGCAGCGCCAGTACGACGCTGGACTGGCTCTCCGCGCACGGGTACCAGGACCTGGTGGCGCGCTCCATCACCGTCATCTCCGGTGTCCGCGAGACCGGTAAGACGATCAAGGTGGAGGACATCGTCGCGCACTTCGAGACCCGGTGCCGTGGCGTGGTCGTCGTGCCCTTCGACGAACACCTCGCCGCCGGTGCGGAGTTGGACCTCGACATGATGCGGCCGAAGGTGCGGGAGGCGTACTTCACGCTCGCGGCGATGGTCGCCGAGGACATCGCCCGGCACCAGCAGTCGCACGGCCTGTGGACGTCCGACGGCAACCCGCCGCCGGTCGCCGCCCCGCCGATGCCGGGCCAGCCGTATCCGGGCCAGCCCTACCCGCCGCAGCAGGCCCAGCCGTACCCCGGTCAGCCCTACCCGGGCCAGGCCGCCCCACAGCCCGGCCAGCAGCCCCAGCAACCGCCGCAGCCTTACGGCCACCCCGGGCAGCCGGCGCCG
- the eccE gene encoding type VII secretion protein EccE gives MASASRTRSRSRTDAADRRSAPAVTPPSAPAVTTPAPGPFTPHLKAGSGHFGAFRLQQVLLVEAAAAVLLVGWAVHPLALVPAAVVAIVLVLLAAVRRRGRSLPEWLATVRALKARQRKAAEAVIPPGTEPGLAPAVECDPTLRTYAYGGRDRRSVGIIGDGTFVSVVLQVEADATALRADRSRQPLPLRLVRDALEVDGIRLEGAQIVLHTQPAPAIQLPQQSVAVSNYAPLQAQTGTPAIRITWIALKLDPEVCPEAVAARGGGLLGAQKCVVRVADHLASRLTGAGFRTTVLDEQELIAAVATSACANPLVTAEAGRTETPQRRTEESGRNWRCDNRRHTTYWVRRWPQLGGRGPSLPQLVGQLTAVPTLATTFSLTLARGVRQEVAITGHVRVTGRSDDELVAARRALEHAARQAGTGLARLDREQLPGVLATLPLGGVR, from the coding sequence ATGGCTTCCGCAAGCCGGACGCGATCACGATCGCGGACAGACGCGGCCGACCGGCGTTCCGCTCCCGCTGTCACGCCCCCGTCCGCGCCCGCGGTGACGACTCCCGCTCCCGGTCCGTTCACACCGCATCTCAAGGCGGGCTCCGGGCACTTCGGCGCGTTCCGTTTGCAGCAGGTGCTCCTTGTCGAAGCGGCCGCCGCCGTGTTGCTCGTCGGCTGGGCCGTGCACCCCCTCGCGCTCGTGCCCGCGGCCGTCGTCGCGATCGTGCTCGTACTGCTCGCAGCGGTACGTCGCCGGGGGCGCTCGCTGCCCGAATGGCTGGCCACGGTACGGGCGTTGAAGGCGCGGCAGCGCAAGGCGGCCGAAGCGGTCATACCGCCCGGGACCGAGCCGGGGCTCGCGCCCGCGGTGGAGTGCGACCCGACCCTGCGGACCTACGCGTACGGCGGACGGGACCGGCGGAGCGTCGGGATCATCGGGGACGGGACGTTCGTCAGCGTCGTGTTGCAGGTCGAGGCGGACGCGACGGCGCTGCGGGCGGACAGGAGCCGGCAGCCGTTGCCGCTGAGGCTGGTGCGGGACGCGCTGGAGGTGGACGGCATCCGGCTGGAGGGTGCGCAGATCGTGCTGCACACCCAGCCTGCTCCCGCGATCCAGCTCCCCCAGCAGTCGGTGGCTGTCAGCAACTACGCGCCGTTGCAGGCCCAGACGGGTACGCCAGCGATCCGGATCACCTGGATCGCGCTGAAGCTCGACCCGGAAGTGTGCCCGGAGGCCGTGGCCGCGCGCGGGGGCGGTCTCCTGGGCGCACAGAAGTGTGTGGTGCGGGTCGCGGACCATCTGGCCAGTCGGCTGACCGGGGCCGGGTTTCGCACGACCGTGCTCGACGAGCAGGAGTTGATCGCTGCCGTCGCCACCTCCGCCTGTGCCAATCCCCTGGTGACAGCCGAGGCGGGACGTACGGAGACTCCACAACGGCGGACCGAGGAGTCCGGGCGCAACTGGCGGTGCGACAACCGCCGGCACACGACCTACTGGGTGCGGCGGTGGCCGCAGTTGGGCGGTCGGGGCCCGTCGCTTCCGCAGCTCGTGGGGCAGCTGACGGCCGTGCCCACGCTCGCCACCACGTTCAGTCTGACCTTGGCACGCGGAGTGCGGCAGGAAGTGGCGATCACCGGACATGTGCGGGTGACGGGGCGCAGCGACGACGAACTCGTCGCCGCCCGGCGGGCGTTGGAGCACGCGGCCCGGCAGGCCGGAACCGGGCTCGCGCGGCTCGACCGTGAACAGCTGCCGGGTGTCCTCGCAACGCTGCCTCTCGGAGGTGTCCGCTGA